One Bremerella alba DNA segment encodes these proteins:
- a CDS encoding secretin N-terminal domain-containing protein → MYRVLFSLSAYCCGAIALALLGQSIALGQAEVTPVEPVAPAIVPTPSVDSDAEVSLPEKDGKLRFSFRGASWHEVLDWIAEAGNLSLYVDDVPTGSFTYSDSQHFTIDDAVTRLNLFLLPRGYTLVRKGQLLSVINLGDPRGLQQLDAMARVVSFEELAQLNDHEVVKYFAKLGDIIPTEAINEMEPLSLMTTPVVLPKSNQLIITDTAKNLRSALQILESMQEPQGEEATIRRFDLKHADAATVLLVAATHLGIPENETSGIDITITTDTTGKRLYAVGSEEKLKRLDSLIQVVDVPENTEETSIEKTLVSHSLKGDNLQVVYDVLQTILADKSLRLSMQEKSNSIVALADADSHQLIRDTIEELQAPSVEFSVVELNSVDPYFAVSLVAEMFGDSDEDDRDDNENRVLPPKVDADPGNRRLFVRGTAEQIQQIEQLVQRLDSRESSGTDLRFVPLTGPMRQNLLQTAKKSWGGDNCLQILPAEEAKQQLFIERSLHSEDVPSDDKTQTVVPTNSPPEDLPPMRLDEGAENNFVSLPEGGKTINTSAAVRNVNAPIRSQLVPNGILLQSDDIDALDRFEEHLRLLSAQDKNAISPTVIYYLKYVSAEEAVKMVADLLDGGSALNDSPTDTLVRGSVGSLGSYYGSLLFERDGMTTVTAGTATIVSDARLNRLIVQGTREDIATIESYMKIIDKDSSITDIETSGRSRVIELKHARATEVAEMIREAFPDRVDMSTQRNAQSRQASPGQSNNRGNNNDRRDENEQRGFQEKPTRGSKPTMAVAVHEASNSLVVTAPDALFSEVEQLVASVDQRSERAVRVITATNGINLEMIEQVLAEQAGNPARSSSSARTRSSSSSSSNRSRGR, encoded by the coding sequence ATGTATCGCGTTTTATTTTCGCTATCTGCATACTGTTGCGGTGCCATAGCCCTGGCGTTGCTTGGTCAATCAATCGCATTAGGACAAGCGGAGGTCACTCCTGTCGAGCCTGTGGCACCTGCGATTGTGCCCACTCCAAGTGTCGATTCAGACGCCGAAGTATCACTGCCGGAAAAGGACGGTAAACTACGATTCTCATTCCGTGGTGCTTCATGGCACGAGGTGTTGGATTGGATCGCTGAAGCTGGAAATCTTTCCCTATATGTAGACGACGTCCCAACTGGCAGTTTTACCTACTCAGATAGCCAGCATTTCACGATCGATGATGCTGTAACTCGCTTGAATCTTTTTCTTTTGCCTCGTGGTTACACCTTGGTCCGAAAAGGACAGTTGCTATCTGTAATTAACCTGGGCGATCCTCGTGGTCTTCAACAGTTGGACGCCATGGCCCGCGTGGTTTCGTTCGAAGAACTCGCTCAGTTGAACGACCATGAAGTAGTCAAATACTTCGCTAAACTAGGGGATATCATCCCTACGGAAGCGATCAACGAAATGGAACCTCTCTCTCTAATGACCACTCCGGTCGTACTTCCCAAATCCAATCAACTTATCATCACCGATACAGCGAAGAACCTTCGTAGTGCCCTACAAATTCTAGAATCAATGCAGGAGCCTCAAGGGGAAGAGGCCACGATTCGTCGATTCGACCTGAAGCACGCCGATGCGGCCACGGTGCTGTTAGTCGCTGCAACTCATTTAGGCATTCCGGAGAATGAAACGAGTGGGATCGACATAACGATTACCACCGATACCACAGGCAAACGACTCTATGCAGTAGGCTCCGAAGAGAAGCTCAAGCGACTCGATTCACTCATTCAAGTCGTCGACGTCCCTGAGAACACGGAAGAAACTTCGATCGAAAAGACACTCGTATCACACTCCCTCAAGGGAGACAACCTGCAAGTGGTTTACGATGTCCTTCAAACGATCCTCGCTGATAAATCTCTCCGACTTTCCATGCAGGAAAAGAGTAACTCAATCGTTGCCTTGGCGGACGCTGACTCGCACCAACTTATCCGCGATACCATCGAGGAATTACAAGCTCCTTCGGTAGAGTTTTCTGTCGTCGAATTGAACTCGGTTGATCCCTATTTTGCAGTCTCGCTCGTGGCAGAAATGTTCGGCGACTCAGACGAAGATGATCGTGACGACAATGAAAATCGCGTGTTGCCCCCCAAGGTGGATGCCGACCCAGGTAATCGACGCCTGTTCGTACGTGGGACCGCCGAACAAATTCAACAAATAGAGCAGCTAGTGCAGCGACTTGATTCGCGCGAAAGCAGTGGAACAGACCTGCGATTTGTTCCCCTTACAGGCCCCATGCGACAGAACCTACTGCAGACGGCGAAGAAATCTTGGGGAGGCGATAACTGTCTCCAGATCCTACCAGCCGAGGAAGCCAAGCAGCAACTCTTTATTGAGCGTTCGCTCCATTCCGAAGACGTGCCGAGTGACGATAAGACGCAAACGGTCGTCCCCACGAACTCACCCCCGGAAGACCTTCCTCCCATGCGTTTAGATGAGGGTGCGGAGAACAATTTCGTCTCTCTGCCTGAAGGAGGCAAGACAATCAATACATCGGCGGCTGTCAGAAATGTCAATGCGCCCATTCGTAGCCAATTGGTCCCCAACGGCATCCTACTCCAATCGGATGATATCGACGCATTAGATCGCTTTGAAGAGCATCTCCGGTTGCTTTCAGCACAGGATAAGAACGCGATCTCACCCACGGTGATCTACTACTTGAAGTACGTTTCGGCAGAGGAAGCCGTTAAGATGGTCGCCGATTTACTGGATGGCGGTAGCGCCCTGAATGATTCACCCACGGATACTCTTGTTCGTGGTTCCGTTGGCAGCTTGGGTAGCTATTACGGTAGCCTTCTTTTCGAGCGGGACGGCATGACAACCGTTACTGCAGGCACCGCTACGATTGTTTCCGATGCACGATTAAATCGCTTGATTGTACAAGGGACCAGAGAAGATATCGCGACGATCGAAAGCTACATGAAGATCATCGACAAGGACTCTAGCATCACCGATATAGAGACTTCAGGACGTTCGCGAGTTATCGAATTGAAACATGCTCGTGCTACGGAAGTAGCTGAGATGATTCGTGAAGCATTTCCTGATCGCGTCGACATGTCCACGCAGCGAAATGCGCAGTCTCGTCAAGCAAGTCCTGGCCAAAGTAACAATCGTGGAAATAATAACGACCGACGGGACGAGAACGAGCAGCGGGGGTTTCAGGAAAAACCCACGCGCGGCAGCAAGCCGACCATGGCCGTCGCCGTACACGAAGCGAGCAACTCACTGGTCGTAACTGCACCCGATGCGCTCTTTTCTGAAGTTGAGCAATTGGTTGCATCGGTCGACCAGCGCAGCGAGCGTGCGGTTCGTGTGATTACCGCAACCAACGGCATCAATCTGGAAATGATCGAACAGGTTTTAGCAGAGCAGGCAGGAAATCCGGCCCGGTCAAGCTCTTCCGCTCGTACGCGTTCGTCCTCATCGTCAAGTTCTAATCGTTCGCGAGGACGTTAA
- a CDS encoding DUF1559 domain-containing protein — protein MERSHQVRGFTLVELLVVIAIIGVLIALLLPAVQQAREAARRMQCSNNLKQIGLALHNYENTHRVFPPGQCRDTNGAPDASTHAFILPFLEQGNSYKLFDFSFSINGSSVNSEATKQLITPYQCPSDIQPAGNSIAGSGTVYGGSSYMQSLGATATVISSEIDSQLGGPFHRNSATKFADISDGTSNTALFAEIKKGPSGSSTKTVVAAGDPNDFRVATSVTAGFWNADAETPPSVCETRSTSAWNYRGLQYYRGLVVTTFYTHTLTPNARKRDCVDGSHGSRGHLAARSYHPGGAQTAFADGSVSFMPDTIDDITWRALGTMAGGEVVSRN, from the coding sequence ATGGAACGCTCGCATCAGGTTAGGGGCTTCACGCTCGTCGAGTTATTGGTGGTGATTGCCATTATCGGTGTTTTAATCGCACTTCTTCTACCGGCGGTTCAGCAAGCCCGGGAAGCAGCCAGACGGATGCAGTGCAGCAACAATCTCAAGCAAATTGGTTTGGCCCTTCACAACTACGAAAACACGCATCGTGTGTTTCCTCCGGGACAATGCCGAGATACCAACGGTGCGCCCGATGCTTCTACTCATGCTTTTATCCTCCCGTTCTTAGAGCAAGGTAACAGCTATAAATTGTTTGATTTTTCGTTCTCAATCAACGGAAGTTCGGTTAATTCGGAAGCCACCAAGCAGTTGATAACGCCTTATCAATGCCCCTCTGATATCCAGCCGGCGGGCAATTCGATCGCAGGCAGCGGTACCGTGTACGGTGGCTCCAGTTACATGCAAAGCTTAGGTGCCACTGCGACCGTCATATCATCCGAAATTGACTCACAGCTAGGGGGGCCGTTTCATCGTAACTCGGCGACCAAGTTCGCAGACATTTCCGATGGAACTTCAAATACAGCTTTGTTTGCTGAAATCAAGAAAGGACCGAGTGGCTCTTCGACCAAGACGGTTGTCGCTGCAGGGGATCCGAACGATTTTCGGGTCGCTACTTCGGTTACCGCAGGCTTCTGGAATGCCGATGCTGAAACGCCTCCTTCTGTATGTGAGACCCGTAGTACGTCTGCTTGGAATTACCGCGGACTTCAATACTATCGCGGACTAGTGGTAACAACGTTCTACACGCATACCTTGACGCCGAATGCTCGAAAACGTGACTGCGTTGACGGTTCGCATGGATCACGCGGGCACTTGGCGGCTCGAAGTTATCATCCCGGCGGTGCGCAAACGGCATTCGCCGATGGTTCGGTTTCGTTTATGCCGGACACTATAGACGACATCACTTGGCGAGCCCTTGGAACCATGGCAGGCGGCGAAGTCGTATCGCGCAACTAG
- a CDS encoding exo-beta-N-acetylmuramidase NamZ domain-containing protein: MSLRSCIVVMLFLVWSLRANADLYAVPPEITGMANDITTKIDQAIDNALSENKMPGCVVVVACGGKVIYKKAHGNRRVEPSVEPMTIDTVFDMASLTKPIVTATSILQLVESGQVDLNAPVANYLPEFRGHDKETITIKQLLIHTSGLTPDNALSDYENGWPDAYGKICNLKLLSVPGDRFRYSDVGFILLGEVVARVSGKPLDLYAAEQIFKPLGMSESGFNPNASLARRAVTTTKVNGEWLKGTVHDPRARYCDGVAGHAGLFSTADDLLLFAQAMLDARTPGPNHLFKPQTLTALTNSYNAAGSLRGLGWDKQSGYSSNRGKSMSSSAYGHGGFTGTALWIDPQLELAVIFLSNRVHPNEKGSVNALAGRIGTIAADACLKAQKTSALMQTKLGVDVLADRQFDLLKGKKVGLIANHTSRNKSGKPTHLLFDESPEVDLVALFSPEHGFAGSLDQSHIGDMVDPETGIAIKSLYGETRKPTPKQLEGIDILVFDIQDIGCRFYTYISTMGLAMEAAAEQGIPFMVLDRPNPLGGDTIEGPLLDRKTKSFVAFHSIPVRHGMTIGELAKMMNQERGWKTDLTVVPLTGWGRGQLLFDTGLPWRNTSPNMRNLTQAMIYPGVGLLETTNVSVGRGTDTPFEVLGAPWIDGPKLATLINSHNLPGVKVIGVEFTPASSKYAEQQCGGVNFIITNWEAFRPLDLGWATASSLHALYPKTWETERLHVLLSNDAVKTSILQTKSPQEISASYEKNVDEFAKRREPFLIYP, translated from the coding sequence ATGAGTCTGCGCAGTTGTATTGTCGTGATGCTATTTCTGGTTTGGTCGCTCCGAGCCAATGCTGATCTATATGCTGTCCCACCCGAGATAACTGGCATGGCAAATGATATCACCACAAAAATTGACCAGGCAATCGATAACGCGCTATCCGAAAACAAGATGCCGGGATGTGTGGTCGTTGTCGCTTGCGGTGGAAAGGTCATCTACAAAAAAGCACATGGAAACCGCCGGGTCGAACCCTCCGTCGAGCCGATGACAATCGATACGGTTTTCGACATGGCTTCGCTCACCAAACCAATCGTAACCGCGACTAGTATCCTGCAGTTGGTCGAATCGGGCCAAGTTGACCTCAATGCGCCAGTTGCCAACTATTTGCCTGAGTTTCGCGGTCATGACAAAGAAACAATCACTATCAAGCAGTTGCTAATCCACACCAGCGGCTTAACTCCTGATAATGCCCTGTCCGACTATGAAAACGGCTGGCCTGATGCCTACGGGAAAATTTGCAACCTCAAATTGCTATCCGTTCCAGGAGATCGTTTCCGCTATTCCGACGTCGGTTTTATTCTGTTGGGGGAAGTGGTCGCGCGAGTTTCAGGAAAGCCGCTGGACCTCTACGCTGCCGAACAGATCTTTAAGCCGCTGGGCATGAGTGAATCGGGCTTTAACCCGAACGCCAGCCTAGCCAGACGTGCGGTCACCACCACGAAAGTTAACGGAGAGTGGTTGAAAGGTACCGTTCATGATCCGCGAGCACGTTACTGCGATGGAGTCGCCGGCCATGCAGGCCTATTCAGCACGGCGGATGATCTGCTGCTCTTCGCCCAAGCCATGCTCGACGCACGCACCCCAGGGCCCAACCATCTGTTTAAGCCACAAACGCTGACCGCTTTGACCAATTCATACAACGCCGCTGGAAGCCTTCGCGGGCTGGGCTGGGACAAACAAAGTGGCTACTCAAGCAATCGCGGTAAGTCGATGAGTTCGTCTGCGTACGGTCATGGTGGATTCACTGGAACTGCATTGTGGATTGACCCGCAGCTAGAACTGGCTGTGATCTTCCTTTCGAATCGCGTTCATCCCAACGAGAAAGGTTCCGTCAACGCGCTCGCAGGTCGTATCGGAACGATTGCCGCTGATGCTTGCTTAAAAGCCCAGAAGACTTCGGCGCTTATGCAAACAAAACTAGGCGTCGATGTACTCGCGGATCGTCAGTTTGATCTGCTTAAAGGGAAAAAGGTTGGCTTAATTGCGAACCACACAAGTCGCAACAAATCAGGCAAGCCCACTCACTTGCTGTTTGACGAATCACCTGAAGTGGACCTGGTAGCTTTATTTAGTCCTGAACATGGTTTCGCTGGCAGTCTCGATCAATCCCATATTGGCGATATGGTCGATCCGGAGACAGGCATTGCCATAAAAAGTCTGTATGGCGAAACCCGCAAACCAACACCCAAGCAGTTGGAAGGCATCGACATCCTCGTCTTCGACATCCAGGACATTGGCTGCCGCTTCTACACTTACATTTCCACCATGGGCCTTGCCATGGAAGCGGCGGCAGAGCAGGGCATTCCGTTTATGGTGCTAGATCGCCCAAATCCGCTCGGCGGCGATACAATCGAAGGCCCACTGCTTGATCGAAAAACAAAGTCATTCGTCGCATTCCACTCTATCCCAGTTCGACACGGCATGACGATCGGCGAATTGGCGAAGATGATGAATCAAGAGCGTGGCTGGAAGACCGACTTAACGGTCGTCCCACTCACCGGATGGGGGCGAGGCCAATTGCTGTTCGACACAGGTCTACCTTGGAGAAACACGTCGCCCAACATGCGGAACCTGACGCAAGCCATGATCTACCCTGGGGTAGGCTTGCTAGAAACAACCAACGTCTCCGTGGGTCGTGGTACCGACACACCGTTTGAGGTGCTAGGAGCACCATGGATTGACGGTCCGAAACTAGCTACTCTGATCAACTCCCATAACTTGCCTGGGGTCAAAGTCATAGGCGTCGAGTTTACCCCAGCTTCCAGCAAGTATGCAGAACAACAGTGTGGCGGCGTAAACTTCATCATCACCAATTGGGAGGCCTTTCGGCCACTAGATCTCGGATGGGCGACAGCTTCCAGTCTGCACGCCCTTTACCCCAAAACCTGGGAAACAGAACGCTTGCATGTTTTGCTGAGCAATGACGCCGTTAAGACAAGTATCCTACAGACCAAGTCTCCGCAGGAGATCTCTGCATCGTACGAGAAAAACGTCGATGAATTCGCCAAACGACGTGAACCATTCCTGATATACCCATAA